aacgtcgtgtagcggactctgttgctacagctacttccacgttgtttatttacgtcaggAAATCCccgatccccctcccctctgacagggatagtgtccccccccccccccccgacaggGATAATCCCCCGCTgcgaggagcatatgtgaacggctaggtcgggagaatctccagagcggtcttcctgtaattatctagatattatctggagtgcagatgtgaaatcGACTCTACAGTATCTATAGTGATGCTGATGTTTAGAACAACAGAACATGGGGTCTCTATGGATAGagtctgaataaatgttgtatttcattttttaaccagtaagaatgttaagttaaatccataatgtataaatctcttcttattcttattttttatatgttaagtgcttatttatgtatctattcttatattgttttatttgataacctgctgctgtgacaCCACAATCTCCCAgtgtgggatcaataaagtcattctattctattctatagtTTAATAGTATTTTAGAgagctttaaatgtattttgtgccACACTAGGTTAATTAAATGATGACTCTGCTACACTACATGCTGCATGTGTAACCAGTCTGCTGTTTGAAACTGCTCCCCCTATTTAAAACACAAGCTcaagttttatttgtattttttgggctttttactAAACATCCCATTTATACTGCGTCACTGCTCCCAGGCAGCTTTTagtattcaattattttttgtgttgataACTTAACCGCAGGTCCTTcattcctgctgcagtcagactgtttaaccaagtagatcacaaaacacacacacacacacacacacacacacacacacaactggacaattcactctgactctgtgcaataataatgttataataatgttatattaatgttatattaatgttatattatgtttgccaatccactttgtgcaataacatgttacactttatgtgcactatgttcatgtctgtgttacacagaatattacggactacacttttgtccaaactgcagctcagctgatctatttcttatttttttaaatctatttcttatttttttaaatctatttcttatttttttaaatctatttcttatttttttaaatctattttttagtatctatctatttttttgtacattcttaatttttctttttttatttaaattgtactgtgttcacttcctgtctgcagtctttgctctttgctgctgtaacactgtaaatgtccccgttgtgggataaataaaggattatcttagcTTAACACTTGTGGAAGCTGGATAatcagtcaaaacaaaaatcactcAGCATCTTGTGTGGATTCAAAAATATCAGTATTaggggcgcagtggttagtgcgcacgtcccatgtatggaggctgtggtcctccaagcgggcggcccaggttcaaatccaacctgtggctcctttcctgcatgtcgttccccactctctctctctctctctctctctctctctccccaatttctgactctatccactgtctaaaataaaggcacaaaaataaaccttcagtATAATCAGTATTATATTTCAGATAGGAACTTGAGAGCGCACAGTGTTCAATATGTTCCTACACATGCTCACCTGTACATTAACTGTGAACAATACTGAAACTATTGGTCCACTGTTACATGATTCACTTTAATtaaactcgtttttttttccatgctcAGGCAGAAAGTGTGCTGTGGAATAATCTACAAGGGGCGCTTTGGAGAGGTCCTCATCGACCCCCATTTGTTCAAACCGTGCTGCCGCAAAAAGCAACGGcagaagcagcaacaacaacgagaggaggaggaggaagaggacgacgaggacgaagaggaggaagaagtggaAGTAGAGGAGGGCCAGGGGGTCGCGGATGTGAGCGTGCAGAAATCCACGACggaagaggaagtgaaggagaCCCCGATGTTCCAGAAAGAGCCCCCTCAGCTGTGTGTTACCGTGACAACCGCTCCAACCATGAGGGGGGCACTGGTGGATGAAGGCTGGTGAAGAGGAAAAAACGTCCCGCGTTGCACACATCTCTGAAGAAATGTTGGGGtgcgttgtgtttttttgttttgttttttccaagcACTTAAAGAAGAGGTCGCCTCAGATTGCCTTCAGTCACAAAGCAGCTGGAAATCCTTTGGTCATTTCTGTATTCCAATGTCAaaggtttgtttgttcttttttaaatggtaaCTTATTGGactgttttgtttcctctttttttttgtctttaatattCTCATCATCCTTGTCATGGACCATCATCTGTGATGTCACCGATCGGCTTCAGATGAAATGCTGGAGCTCGACTTTTGctggtacatttaaaaaaaaaaagattttattcCAAAACGCAATAGATCCGctcagttataaaaaaaaaggtgctacTTGAAATTCATCACTCAACATTTAAAACGACTAGTTCAATCATTATCAATGAGGATATTTTATACGCATACAGTATATGATAAGATGACTAATATACAGAAATGAGATTCATTTAGCTTTCTTTGTGAAGAGtaaatatctcttttttttttaaagttgtggaGAACTCGTTTTGGAATGAATGACACTTTGACAGAGCGCAGACCTGTACAGTAGCCCCCTGTGTTTGTCGTTCCACTTTTGACATCCACTCCTATCAAAGACTCTGTGTTTTGTAGACTGGattagtgtctctgtgtccaAATAAGTATGTGAGTCCTGGCTGAATAAGGCCTTTTCACAGCTTCAACAGCAAATACACCAGCCTTAATAATGTGTTACAGACAGTGCTAGTGTTAATTCTGGATTGGTATTAAGGAACAAAAAAGGGACAGTAGCTATATTTATTGTGGCCTCAGCAACACTTAGTGCATTTTGCATGAATGGAAAGCCCACTCATCCAGACGACCTAACGATCTGATGCATGAGTCTCCGAAAAAATTGCATGGCCTTATATAAACTGTaatttgtacttttattttttttgttgttgtcgaTCTCTTTCTCTGAAGTTTGAACTTATTTTTATATGTAACAAAAAGCAAGAATTAAAAAGTGTCTTTGCATAATAATACCACACAATACAACAGCAAAAAACCACAGAATCGGTCTATAGTCATTCACCAATCTAAACATCAGTGATTCCCTTCATTCCCGGGTCAGTATATGGATTAAATAAACTTTGTACAAGCTGAAATTCTATGCCATTGCCTCTTATATACCACAAATGTGTGTTGTGATATAAAGCCTaatattactttatttatcaaattaaaGCCAAAGCACATTGAAATTCACCCAATGTCAAATCAATGCAGGTTTTCTATGGACACTTGTGCTTGTCCGAGGtcgtttgtatgtatgtttatGGTATTTTAAATGAACACTAATGTGTAATTTCATACATGTGATGTTGTAGCTGGAAGAACAGGTAGTTATGTACATAAGGGGGGTGGTGCCATGAGGCTCCTATATtggtttttcattatttatttcatatttatttgtatcaCTGCATCTTCACTTAGAAGTGTAATGCTATGAATTATTTTCATCTTTAGCTTATTTGTAGTAGTGGGGAGCGGGTTTTTGTACATCCGAAATCGAATGTAATTCTCTCGCAGGCTTCGTTTTAACATTGCGTTGAATTACTGGTTGTCAATATTTGTGAAATGTtgttaagtatttattttcttcatcgGTTGAGTTGCGTGCAACCTAACTTATTCTGCAGCCATTACTTTTGGATTTGTACCACGTAGACTGAAACGAATGATAGATGCAACCAAACTGTACCTTTTCCCTTTTAGCCTGTAGCTTAAATACGTTACCTAACTCTAGACGTGCATGTACTGTTGCTATGCATTTACTTAGCTTACAAGTTAGACAAAagcagttttgtattttttatacatcATGTACTTTTTTTACTTGTCCCTTAATAAAAGTAATTTTGTGAGTTTTTTCTTGAAGTATGGAGTCACTCAGTTTATTGACAAAGTGGGTCAACGATTAAAATGAATTTAGAAACTTAGTCCAGCACATAATGGAGTTCTAAATGATTGACTTGATGTGATTTAGTCAGACATGTTCTTAATGTTTGTGTCATATATGACATTAGAGCTGCTCTGATGTAAGTTAATAGAATATAAATGAAAGATGAAGGACAGCATAGATTTATCAgttttacaataaaacattaGACAGTTTTCTTCAcacagatttctttattttataggAATAACATGTTTTTACCATAAGAAGTTAAAGTTACCACTATGCAAAAGACTCACAatagaataaaaatgatttatattatTGCATTAAAATAATAGATGCACACATGTAGTCATCACTTTAGTGTTACAGCTGGTGAAGTCAGAGCTAACTTCAACTGTTGAACTGCTTTAGTTGGATTATCCTGCAGCCTAAAAAGATCAACCTTAATGAAGTATACATGAtgtgttgttatattttttatcattaatGTGAATCTGAAAAGATAGTTGTGTTATCAGAAGTAAAGGAGCAGAAGTATAAACTAgcagaaaaagtaaaataatttatGCCTCAGAGTTGTACTTTAATACCTTTAAATGTGCCGGAGctttttaaatactttgttCCTCATTTAATCACAACTTCAGACCTATCAGGTGAGGATGTGACGGTGATGTTCatcaagatgaaaaaaaaaacaatacagaagGAAAAGGTCGAGCAAACTCCTCCTGCTCTTGCCgtgatggaaatgttttcaataatCCAGTTTAGGAATCACCAAGTTATGGCAAAAAGCGTGAAACAgggaacacaaagacagaaactttTATGATATTCAACCATCTGTAACTCACTGGGCGCCTAAAACCTACaaatctacaattcacttagcagacgcttttctccaaagcgacgtacatcagagagtaagaacaacacaagcaaggatctagaaaaaagggaacaatgtcagtaagagcaaacgatcagctttgagtctgattggacacacaggtgctgacaggaagtgaccagaggcaaagcacaacattgagggcagttcttgagagctctaatcagtatagaaaccatcttataagtcgtcgttatcaaacaaaaaccatcgtcattaccatcatcatcatcaataatatggagaccatcatcattaagttagtaggtattcatgaaagagctgggtctttagctttttcttaaaggtgcagagggactctgcagatcacatggagtttggaagttcattccaccaccggggggcgacagaggagaagagtctagtcagagacttaggaccctgttgtgaaggttggatcagacgcctttcattggcagagcgtagtgggggggggggggggggagtgtagacctggatgagttaaagtaaggaggagacgtttctgtctctgttttgtaagcgagcagcagagttttaaatctgatgtgaacagtaactgggagccagtgtaaagagaTGAACAGAGAACAGGAAGGACCAGGTGAAGTTGTTGAGGTTGAGATTAGGACAATGTGGATTTAAGAGTTAAAAACATCCTGATGGGAAGCGTCAGTGTGGACGGATAGAGACAGTCAGGCATTTACTCCTAAAGTGAAAGCTCTTCTCAGAATAAAGAAAGTACGGATGAAagattagggccactgaaaaaaaaaaatgtggttcttattttttttttaaattctgactttattctcagaattctaagaataaagtcagaaaaaaagaaaatcagaaccacattttttttctttcagtggctctaatcctcttccgtaagAAAGAAACTGTAGCTCACCTGACTGAAACAATCTTCAAACTCTCAACCTGCCTTCTCACTGAGTCttagagaaaacagaaataatgcTGGAATTTCTTTATTCCACTGGACTGTACCAACGGCGTCAGACTGTAGGGGGCAGCCATACGCCGATGCTGCGTCTAGTCTGCCAatccaaaaagaagaagaagaagaagaaagtcatGCGACCGGAAGTCAACAAAACACGGaagtgctttgtttttgtcctcccTGTACTGTCAGCTGTAACTGAAGAAATCTGCATTTCTGTGTCGGGTTAACAAAACATCCAGACGGCTACGTAATCATTTGACGTGGACACTGAGGTAGATAAGAGGATGTTTATCACTCCTCTACtgtttataaatatatttacatgttacGGCTCTGAATAAATGATTGAATCTGTAACACgctgaaaatgctttttcatattttcacattttttttctgtcattttgttatatcagtgtgtcaagttaaactaatttaattcccagaagtatttaagttaatttaaatttaatcagtaaatactgtgtgttttattatttacctTTAATTAagattaataattaattaataattaagaCGCTGGCCCTTTAAGAGAGGCTCAGTGAAGGAGAcacagagggctgacaaacaaGCTGTGGgacatttctttaataaaagtttcTAAAAGTGAAGATGGACAACGCATCCATCAGTTCTGAGGTGAAGctaatacataaaataaaataagctcTCCTATTGGCTGAGGTTTAATACTGATTTTTATATTATTGTGCTCTCTAGacaactttctttttctttttaaattaaggATTGCTTCTACATCTTCTACATCCTGGTCCTCATCATGGTGGAGCCCACAGCATCAGGCGTGTTCTGTAACAGGATGCTGAGCATGGTCAACTCTGAAGATGTAAACGCCATCATACAGGCTCAGAGACACATGTGAGTGtttgcttcattttgttttctgcagaaaaaatgtaaatgtctgtgtgttttgctgtAGGTGTTACATCTGACACAGAAAGATTATAATTGctatattatcattattattattattattattattatgcgtTACGTTAAcacccactggactttaaaaatgtatcttccttacatgcactctgtgagtagttacacacactaagattgtttttcatagtccactgcacagctccttcattacaccttttgtacattttgtattttgtattttttctattttctattttctatttaatattttatttttctattttctatttaatatttatatttaatatttaatttttattttttattttttatatttaatttattattttttatatttaatttttaatttttatattttatattttacattttacattttacatttttaaattctattttatatattgtaatatcttcttattctgtattatttaagttgttgctagttctgctttatttccctgttaattgtttagcaccaatacaccaagtcaaattccttgtatgtgtaaatgtacttggcaataaacccagattctgattctgattctgattgtgaaaaCAGGCTCGACCGCTTTGAGAAAACCAATGAAATGCTCATCAACTTCAACGGGTTGTCTAACGTGCGACTGCAGCAGATGAACGAGCGCTTCCTGCTCCACACGCGCACCCTCGTGGAGATGAAGAAAGATCTGGACAGCGTCTTCAGAAGGATAAGGTAAGTCATCACTCCCCCAAGTGCAGACAATGACACTCAAACAGCAtctgaatgttgtttttcctctgccTCTCCAGGACTCTTAAAGGGAAGATTGCTAAGCAGTACCCAGAAGCGTTCAGCAGTGAGTTAGTGTTTTCCATCTTCCTCTCATTGAACCATCAGCtcatttcctttaaaataaatgtgtccaTAATATCTGTTTCCCAGCAGTCATCCACGAGTCGCCCGTCCTGGAGGATGACGACGATGAGTTCGACCCAGCTCCGCCCAGCGTTGCCACGACCATAACCACAGCCAACTCAGAGCAGAGCACAGACTCCTGTGACACCAGTCCAGATGTGATCTCGCCCACTGTGAGCAGGTGCTCCGAAGATCTCTCCCAAGAGGCGCCTGACACGCCCCCCTACGACGTCCTAGAGACAGCCGTCCTGCAGGACGAGGGTCCGGACTCTGTCCCCGCTGAATAGCATATCGTGATTGTTCAGCAGGAGGTCGTGTTGTATGTTTCAGTTTGCATCCTTCAACTAATCTGCCTGTTGGAAAGACCATCAAAAAGCTTGATGTCAGCTGTGAACTGTCTATGAGGGACGCCGGATTTCTGTCCGGATGCTTATTTGTCATGCACAGCAGTAAATTAATGCAGATAATACTTGAAGTTGTAAAGTACCGCACTATAGGTTTTAATGTCGTCAGTGACAGTGAATTCTCTCactctttgttattttacaCATATTTAAGGAGATCATGTTACAGACACTAAAGAGGCAAAAGAATAATAGTTCTGAGGGTTTCAAGATGATACCATCATCAGAAGTGTTTCCTGTGAAGCCTTTaggttaaagtctttatatgtgatcctctgaaaataactctgtgagtcatgactgtctacaatgggtgtaacacccgagtcccactgtctgtgatgttttcagagttttcagagtcctatcttcagtttgtttacatcgccgggacggccggctgactcctcccctcgtgtataaaagttgtttaattgagggactagagaaaagaagaataacatactgtactcactgcttaactgtgtttctagatcacgctcatttcaggtaaatttacatgcagtgtgaagatacgagcagaataaagatcgctagcattagcatgctaacacaacaatgcagcgcgagttgttttagtttcatgctggtgctcaagggtgacatctgctggatcaaaaaatcacatataaagcctttaaagcgtTTATGAATGCTATCGGTTGTATTTAATGCTTTAATGATCACTTCCAAGATAACTTTCTCTTTGCTTGCCTCACAAGGAAACCAGGGATTGGGTTGCACGCTGCACTCAGCGTCGATGGAGTTGTCTTATTATTTCACCGTGACTATTCAAGGAAGTctggagttttattttttagctcTGGAACCAGGTTGTATAAAGTTTAGCATCCACACTCTGGTTTCTGTGTAAAAGGGAA
This genomic interval from Labrus mixtus chromosome 4, fLabMix1.1, whole genome shotgun sequence contains the following:
- the kxd1 gene encoding kxDL motif-containing protein 1 isoform X1 encodes the protein MVEPTASGVFCNRMLSMVNSEDVNAIIQAQRHMLDRFEKTNEMLINFNGLSNVRLQQMNERFLLHTRTLVEMKKDLDSVFRRIRTLKGKIAKQYPEAFSTVIHESPVLEDDDDEFDPAPPSVATTITTANSEQSTDSCDTSPDVISPTVSRCSEDLSQEAPDTPPYDVLETAVLQDEGPDSVPAE
- the kxd1 gene encoding kxDL motif-containing protein 1 isoform X2, with translation MVEPTASGVFCNRMLSMVNSEDVNAIIQAQRHMLDRFEKTNEMLINFNGLSNVRLQQMNERFLLHTRTLVEMKKDLDSVFRRIRTLKGKIAKQYPEAFSIIHESPVLEDDDDEFDPAPPSVATTITTANSEQSTDSCDTSPDVISPTVSRCSEDLSQEAPDTPPYDVLETAVLQDEGPDSVPAE